The following coding sequences are from one Methanosarcina sp. WWM596 window:
- a CDS encoding cyclopropane-fatty-acyl-phospholipid synthase family protein, which translates to MMFTKSNRYDFDFVKENMMGPNAIKILEEVSESLKLEKGMRILDLGCGRGLTSIFLAKEYDVTVFATDLWISATDNYERIKSMGLEDKIIPVHAEAHDLPFANEFFDAAISIDAYHYFGIEKDYLTKYFAPLVKKGGQIAVAVPGLKQEFTNGVPEELVPYWFEDMTLTLHSCDWWYNLWKNSDLVSIKECKELNCLKESWQDWLLCDNDYARRDIGMMEAEGGNYFNLVSIRATKL; encoded by the coding sequence ATGATGTTTACAAAAAGTAACAGATACGATTTTGATTTTGTTAAAGAAAACATGATGGGACCAAACGCAATAAAGATTCTTGAGGAAGTGTCCGAATCTTTGAAGCTTGAAAAAGGCATGAGAATACTTGATCTTGGTTGTGGGAGAGGGCTGACCTCAATATTCCTGGCAAAAGAATATGATGTTACGGTTTTTGCAACTGATCTCTGGATAAGTGCGACAGATAACTATGAGAGGATTAAGTCAATGGGACTGGAAGATAAAATAATACCAGTACACGCAGAAGCCCACGATTTGCCGTTTGCAAATGAATTTTTTGATGCTGCTATCAGTATAGATGCCTATCACTATTTCGGAATTGAAAAAGATTATTTGACAAAGTATTTTGCTCCACTCGTAAAAAAAGGAGGACAAATAGCAGTTGCAGTTCCGGGCTTGAAGCAGGAATTTACAAATGGAGTTCCAGAAGAATTAGTGCCATACTGGTTTGAAGATATGACTTTAACTCTACACTCATGTGATTGGTGGTATAATTTATGGAAAAACTCTGATTTGGTAAGTATTAAAGAATGCAAAGAATTAAATTGCTTAAAAGAATCCTGGCAGGATTGGCTTTTGTGCGATAACGACTATGCTCGTAGGGATATAGGGATGATGGAAGCTGAAGGTGGAAATTACTTTAACCTGGTTTCGATCAGAGCTACAAAGTTATGA
- a CDS encoding CxxC-x17-CxxC domain-containing protein, protein MAFNDGNMFRGNNFGAPREMHKTTCSDCGVETEVPFKPDPERPVYCRECLPNHRKPRENRY, encoded by the coding sequence ATGGCTTTTAATGACGGAAACATGTTTAGAGGAAATAATTTCGGAGCTCCCAGGGAAATGCACAAGACAACATGCTCTGATTGTGGTGTTGAAACCGAAGTACCTTTCAAGCCCGACCCGGAAAGACCGGTTTACTGCAGAGAGTGTCTTCCTAACCACAGGAAACCCAGGGAAAATAGATATTAA